From Mastacembelus armatus chromosome 9, fMasArm1.2, whole genome shotgun sequence:
aagtgtgtgtgctaCAGTGAGCCCAGGCCCACTGTGGCCTGCCAACAACAAGGACTGTTTTCCATCCCAACTGAGATCCCTGTGCGGAGCCAGCGGATATTCCTCCAGAGTAACAAGCTAACAGTGGTAAGGTCCACCAGTTTTAGCTCTTGCCACAATCTCACTGTTCTCTGGCTGTACTCCAACAACATCAGCTACATCGAGGCTGGAGCCTTCTATGGCTTGGAAAAACTTGAGGAACTGGACATTGGAGACAACAGCAACCTCCGCACCATCAGCCCTACAGCGTTCCGAGGCTTGACTAAGCTGCATACCCTCCACCTGCACAGGTGTGGCCTGTCAGAGCTCCCTGTTGGGGTTTTCCGAGGAATGTTCTCCCTGCAGTACCTTTATCTACAGGACAATAACATTTTAGCCCTGCATGATGACACTTTTCTGGACCTTGCCAACCTCACCTATCTCTACCtacacaataacaaaattaaGATAGTAACGGACAACATGTTTCGAGGCTTAATCAATCTGGACCGACTGTTGCTACACCAGAATCGGGTAATTTATGTTCAACCCAGAGCTTTTAGTGATCTTGGTAGGCTGAAATCCTTGTTCCTGTTCTACAACAATCTTACTGTCTTGACCGGGGAGACAATGGACGCACTGGTGTCACTTCAGTATTTGCGTTTAAATGGCAACCAGTGGATCTGTGACTGCCGGGCGAGGACCTTGTGGGAGTGGTTTAAACGTTTCAAAGGTTCCAGCTCTGAATTGGAGTGCAATGTTCCTGACTTCCTGGCAGGAAAGGACCTGAAACGACTGAAAAGTGAAGACTTGGAGGGATGTGTGGAAATACCTCAAATCCAGACCAATCTCTTCAACTCTAAGTCACAGCCTGGGAAATTCCCTTCCACCGAAAATCCTCTGGGGGACACCATTCCCAGGTGTTGCCTTGGAGATAATGACAAGTCCTCTATCTTGTCTGGCAAAAGTCGCCAAATCACTAATAACCCCCTTAAGGAAAAGGAGAACATGTCCAAGACTAAGTACAAAGAGCCAGAGCGAACAAAaaatgagacacaaaataaGCAGAATGATGGACCATTGGGAACCTTGTCCAATACGCTGGACAAGTCTTTGGAAAATCTAAATCCTGATCTCATTGACAATTTGGAGTCATCTACAGcatcaaacaaaaagaaaaagaagtgttCCAAAAAGCCTAAATCAGACACCCACTGTATTAAAGGCCAGGGTTCTACTTTGCAGGTGCTGCACTTTCTCTTCATTCCCATGATCTGGATATCTCTAGCTATGTCTTAGGATTCCTGATCTCACTCTGAATATAGAACTCAAGATCGCTGATGCTCATGACAATGACACAAATGACGCACTAACATCTACCAACAGGCAGTGACTGAAGAGCCAGGAGTCATTTTGACCCAATGCAGGAGAGGACAAACAATCCTGAGGATGTTAGAGTACATTTAACAAAATGGATGCCTTTACAGAACACTACAGATCTAATGTATATAATGAATTGGTGCCCAAAATTGTTTGTTCTCTATGTACTTAACTGTACTGTGTCTAAGCTTACACTTTTGGAGATTCCTCCCATGTTCCCTCTCAAAAGCTTTTACTGCTTAGACAGACCATGGAagacttaagaaaaaaaaaaaaaaaaaaatacaaatacaaaaaaaaaaaaaaaaacaggaaatcagaGACAGCACACACAAAGAATGTTGGGTCCGTTTAACGAAGATAAACAATCTCTCCCCATTATTTATTCAAAGTGATGCATTTGTTGagtaatgttatgtttttttatgttttgaaaaatgttttttctcccCCAAGTTTTAGTTCATGACAGAAAGGGTATATGGGTAGCATTTATCTAAAAAATGCTGTTGATTTGTTTATGAAGATTGCAACTGAACCATagatatgcattttattttacttgtgtACAAGTATGAATATATTATGAATAAAAGTTCTTATTTCGTAGATCTTGTTGATATTGTGTGGTATTTTTCAGGAAGACAGACTAGATGGACTCCATCTTCTCAGTTTGAGTgactgtatttaatatttttaggtTTTGAACTATTATTTGGGGAAAACAATCAATCTGAATGTCTTTCTTGGAGTTTCTGTAAATTGCTGGTGGATCTTTTTAATGTCATCCCTTTTATTGGCTTAATAATGGCAAAAATGATCCATAACTTTGCTAAGAGAGTGATGACCAGCCCACTTTGTGAAATCTGGCCTCATCCGAAATGTGAGATGTTCTCATTTTGCTTGCTTTCTCCTCAGCTGCTTCAGGATGTAGGGATCGCTGTGTCTGACACACTTCTGTGACCTGTGTGAGCTCAGTTCCAGTGTAATAAAGAGCAGAATTAAATTACCCTGCTACTGAGAAGCATTTTTAACCTACTTTTTTAACTGTAACATCCTATTGTGTGTATATCTTATGTTGGTCAAGGAACCACTGCTCTAAGAATAAGTCATATCAGAAACAAATTATTAGGCCTCTGATGTTTACAAGTTAAAACCTCTGTTCTTAGTATTACTTCCTAAGGCTTTCTGAAAGAAAATGGAATTTAAAACAAGGT
This genomic window contains:
- the rtn4r gene encoding reticulon-4 receptor; translated protein: MKSVIMDGGRLLFLVIWLNFVPQTDSCPAKCVCYSEPRPTVACQQQGLFSIPTEIPVRSQRIFLQSNKLTVVRSTSFSSCHNLTVLWLYSNNISYIEAGAFYGLEKLEELDIGDNSNLRTISPTAFRGLTKLHTLHLHRCGLSELPVGVFRGMFSLQYLYLQDNNILALHDDTFLDLANLTYLYLHNNKIKIVTDNMFRGLINLDRLLLHQNRVIYVQPRAFSDLGRLKSLFLFYNNLTVLTGETMDALVSLQYLRLNGNQWICDCRARTLWEWFKRFKGSSSELECNVPDFLAGKDLKRLKSEDLEGCVEIPQIQTNLFNSKSQPGKFPSTENPLGDTIPRCCLGDNDKSSILSGKSRQITNNPLKEKENMSKTKYKEPERTKNETQNKQNDGPLGTLSNTLDKSLENLNPDLIDNLESSTASNKKKKKCSKKPKSDTHCIKGQGSTLQVLHFLFIPMIWISLAMS